Part of the Zingiber officinale cultivar Zhangliang chromosome 8A, Zo_v1.1, whole genome shotgun sequence genome, GAGGGCGACATGGCCACCGACGCAGCCGTCACCGTCCCCCTGCCTGACGTCTTCAAGGCCCCGATCCGCCCCGACGTCATCCGTTTCGTCCACTCCAACTTGTCAAAAAACAAGCGCCAGCCCTACGCAGTATCCAAGCGTGCCGGTCATCAGACCTCCGCTGAATCATGGGGAACAGGGCGTGCCGTTTCACGTATCCCTCGAGTTCCAGGTGGCGGTACCCACCGTGCTGGCCAGGGTGCTTTCGGCAACATGTGCCGTGGCGGTCGCATGTTCGCCCCCACCAAGATCTGGCGCCGCTGGCACCGACGCGTTAACATCAACATGCGCCGCTACGCTGTTGTTTCGGCCCTTGCTGCGTCTGCCGTCCCATCCCTTGTATTGGCCCGTGGACATCGTATCGAGACCGTTCCTGAGCTCCCACTTGTTGTCTCTGACTCGGCTGAAGGCGTTGAGAAAACATCCGCCGCCATCAAGATCCTCAAGCAGATTGGTGCCTTTCCAGATACTGAGAAAGCTAAGGACAGCCAGAAAATCCGACCTGGCAAGGGTAAGATGCGAAACCGCCGCTATGTTACTCGCAAGGGTCCCTTAATCGTATACGGAACAGAGGGATCAAAGATTGTTAAAGCTTTCCGTAACATTCCTGGTATTGATATTGCTAATGTTGAGCGCCTCAACCTTCTGAAACTGGCACCGGGAGGCCACATTGGAAGGTTTATCATCTGGACCAAATCTGCATTCGCGAAGCTTGATTCTGTATTTGGAAGCCTCGACAAGCCATCAGAAAAGAAGAAGGGATATATTCTGCCCAGGCCAAAGATGTTCAACGCTGATCTTGGAAGAATCATCAACTCTGATGAGGTACAGTCTGTTGTGCGTCCAATCAAGAAGGAAGTGAAGAGGCGCCACTTGAAGAAGAACCCCCTGAAGAATCTCTACACGCTCTTGAAGTTGAACCCTTATGCCAAGACTGCCAGGAGGATGTCCTTGCTTGCTGAAGAGAAGCGCGTCAAAGCCAAAAAGGAGAAGCTTGACAAGAAGAGGAGCAAGCTATCAAAGGTATTTTAATTTGTTTGTTTGGAGTATGCTTCTTGTTTATTCATCTCACATTACCTCTTTTTGTTGGTTTAGGATCATGATTAGTTTTTATAACCAATATATGTTTAGTAATATGGGCGATTTGTTTTTGTTGAACTCTTAATGTTTAAATTAGTTAAAGCAATTAAAATGGATCTAATTAGCTGAGGCTATTGTTGGCTTATTTAAAATGCACATGCATATTGATATGATTTTTCCTAATTGCTTTGGTTTAAATAATGTCGATTATctgaagtttttttaaaaaaattattcagaAAATAAATGATATCTGTTTCGAGTCATTTTCAATTTCTAACTCATTGTGGTTCTCCAAATTAGATACTGTAACTGAATATGGATGTTGATCACATACTGGATAATCttctcactaggattttcctgaaATGAGCATTCTGGAATGCATGTATGTGATATAACAGATGATAAATATAGTAATTGTCTGTTAACATTTTATCTGTTCTGGTTGACTGACACTATTCTATAGAAATTTTGAAAGGAAGCATTTTCTTGCATTTCTTTTCTATTACATTTATTGTAAAGATGATAATCTTTCAGAACATGATTCCTATAAAGCTGACATCTTTGTTAACTAGTTCTTCATGGGTGTCCTTCATCTAGTTTGAAAAAAATAGCTATTTTGCATAATGATTTAGCATAAGAAAGTTGACAACTGATTCTCTTGGGCTTCGTTTGGTAGGGGTGATAGGATTAGGATTGGGTTGATTAGGATAGGATTGGGGGTAGGATTAATAATCACTCTCCATTGGTATTGTGAATTCTACCCCTAATCAACCCTATCAAATGACATATTAATACCTTTTTGAAATCATAATCCTAATCCTATCACCCCCCACCAAACAAAGCCTTGATGTATAGCATGCCATGTTGAATCTgtcttgacttttttttttttggctataCTAGTCTTATCCTACAATCATGCAATAGTTATGAACATTTCATTTTTAGTCATGAAAAATATCCTTCTATTGTAAGAAATATCCATTGGCTTCGACACAAGTTTATTTCACTATTCAAACATGAGTGCTATTCGAATAGAGTGGTAAAATAGTACTTGGTAGGTAAGGGTTGGAACATATGTCAGAAACACAGGAATTATTTCTATAAACTACTTTTTGGTCGTCAATTGATAATTTAGATCTTTCATTTTAAGAAATGTTCACTAATGTTCAACTTCTTCAACTGAAATATCGATTGGTCCTTTTGTTTTCCCTCTTTGACCCTATGCAGGAAGAGGCTGCTGCAATCAAGGCTGCCGGACGTGCGTTCTACAAAACTATGATCTCAGACAGCGATTATGCCCAGTTCGACAACTTCTCCAAGTGGCTGGGTGTTAGTCAGTGAGCCCAGAATCGTCTTGGATGAATCTTAGGGCGATAAGAAGGCATACTTGCTTCAGTTTTTGTTGGTGAATTCGTAACTTTGGTTGTGTCATTAAGAACATTCCATGGACGTGGTTAGATGCATGATTTGCACCATAGCGCACGCACTGTGTTTGTTTGCGTCAGACCTAGTTTGATGAGCATGTTATCTTAATTTTTGAATGCATGGATTTTATATGGtcacttttattttattctttatcGAAACAGACTTATTTTCTTCCATAAGTTCAGAAAAGTAACTATAGTTTTTAAATTCCCAGCATATTCCTTTTTCAAATTACCTTAGCCTAACAAAATTCTAGTGTTGTGTGAGAATGTTTAAATCGATTTTCTATACCCTTTTATGGCTATATATTTAATTCTTTCATAGTTTTCATTAAATGGTGTATTTATTTTCTAAGGATGTAATAATTGTAGATAAGTCTGCATGCGTCAGCGTTACCACGAATTCATTCAAGTACGCGCAAGATCAACACttaaaaatcaaacaaaataTTATATGTTACGTGATAGATAAATGTTACTGCTATTggcttttaattataaaataaaataataagtaaatatatatatatataagttataatttatatagttggattttttttaataatctaatATCGAAACATTTGGCCAGGTTAATTCTGGATGTGTACGACTTTCCCCCAATTTTTTCACTGGGTAAGTGTCACTCAAGAGACGGCTTTCACAAGGATTTCAATCACGACGAAcacatttcaattttttttttataagaatcGAACCTAAACGCTACACCAAACTAAGTTTGGATAGTTGGAAGTCCTTAGCGATGTACCTGGCTCATCATTCCCTCCAATCGGACATGAGGGCCGATCAGATATAGTAAGTCTCCttagtaaaataaa contains:
- the LOC122012207 gene encoding 60S ribosomal protein L4-like codes for the protein MASAAVRPLVTVQSLEGDMATDAAVTVPLPDVFKAPIRPDVIRFVHSNLSKNKRQPYAVSKRAGHQTSAESWGTGRAVSRIPRVPGGGTHRAGQGAFGNMCRGGRMFAPTKIWRRWHRRVNINMRRYAVVSALAASAVPSLVLARGHRIETVPELPLVVSDSAEGVEKTSAAIKILKQIGAFPDTEKAKDSQKIRPGKGKMRNRRYVTRKGPLIVYGTEGSKIVKAFRNIPGIDIANVERLNLLKLAPGGHIGRFIIWTKSAFAKLDSVFGSLDKPSEKKKGYILPRPKMFNADLGRIINSDEVQSVVRPIKKEVKRRHLKKNPLKNLYTLLKLNPYAKTARRMSLLAEEKRVKAKKEKLDKKRSKLSKEEAAAIKAAGRAFYKTMISDSDYAQFDNFSKWLGVSQ